In Pseudomonas sp. DNDY-54, a genomic segment contains:
- a CDS encoding TonB-dependent receptor domain-containing protein, giving the protein MKLSRLALAVALLPSVQVFATELTREEALKLSDTVVSANREPQRRSQTPAATTVFNRDDIERLQVRSVAELLERVPGVSIARTGGAGSLTSLFVRGTASTQTLVLVDGQRIAAASSGTNSLEFLSRDQIERIEVVRGPRSALYGSDAIGGVVQIFTRQGSGQELAPEVRFGAGSNGTFERSLSLSGGNGQTRFNLGAGLDETQGIDATRDSFGANGDDDGYRNRSLSLNLAHRFNDQLEAGVSALDQRGELEFDDTFDGFQPTVDFQLSSIAGFVDAELNDVWNSRFEVGHSEDKRDTGNDSPLAPPYLFFSYSTYRDSASWVNTLQLDPTHQLLLGADWHEDQLHSSSDFAQDSRWNQAAFIQHRYTGNAFSTEIGLRHDKNEQYGSENTWNAALTVPLDTRNNVVVSYSEGFRAPTFNELYDSWYGNPDLAPEKSKSYELQWRNRYSESGSLELSLYRTDIEDAIVSDAFWIPQNVQTARINGLEATLRQDAFGWQTSLAAGLIDPRDRDSGHTLARRAKRTLSLDLDRQLGAFSIGAGLRAVSGRYDDADNDIEMGGYGLVGLRGSWHANQELKLDLKLDNLFDKDYAEATYSTANGRYGYNTEGRTALFAVTWTPSL; this is encoded by the coding sequence ATGAAACTGTCCCGACTTGCGCTGGCCGTGGCGCTGCTGCCGAGTGTGCAGGTGTTTGCTACTGAGCTGACACGTGAAGAAGCGTTGAAACTGTCCGATACGGTGGTTTCCGCGAACCGCGAACCGCAACGCCGCAGCCAGACCCCGGCCGCCACTACCGTCTTCAACCGAGACGATATCGAGCGGTTGCAGGTGCGCAGCGTTGCCGAACTGCTGGAGCGTGTGCCGGGCGTAAGCATCGCCCGTACCGGCGGAGCGGGAAGCCTTACCAGCCTGTTCGTGCGCGGAACCGCCAGCACCCAGACCCTGGTTCTGGTCGACGGTCAGCGTATCGCCGCTGCGTCAAGCGGCACCAACAGCCTCGAATTTCTCAGCCGCGATCAGATCGAACGGATCGAAGTCGTACGCGGCCCGCGGTCTGCGCTGTATGGCTCGGATGCCATCGGCGGGGTGGTGCAGATCTTCACTCGCCAAGGCAGCGGTCAGGAGCTTGCACCAGAGGTCCGCTTCGGCGCGGGAAGCAACGGCACCTTCGAGCGCAGCCTGAGCCTCTCCGGGGGTAATGGCCAAACTCGTTTTAACCTTGGCGCTGGGCTGGATGAAACTCAAGGTATCGACGCGACGCGCGATAGCTTCGGCGCCAATGGAGATGACGACGGCTACCGCAATCGCTCGCTCAGCCTGAACCTTGCGCACCGTTTTAATGATCAGCTTGAGGCGGGTGTCAGCGCGCTGGATCAGCGAGGCGAACTTGAGTTCGACGACACGTTCGACGGCTTTCAGCCAACAGTAGATTTTCAGCTGAGCAGCATCGCCGGGTTCGTGGACGCTGAACTCAATGATGTCTGGAACAGCCGCTTCGAGGTCGGACACAGCGAGGATAAGCGAGACACCGGAAACGACAGCCCACTGGCTCCCCCCTATTTGTTCTTCAGCTACTCGACCTATCGTGACTCGGCCAGCTGGGTAAACACGCTTCAGCTCGACCCGACTCATCAGTTATTGCTCGGTGCCGATTGGCATGAGGACCAGCTGCACAGTTCGAGCGACTTTGCCCAGGATTCACGTTGGAACCAGGCAGCCTTCATCCAGCACCGCTATACCGGCAACGCGTTCTCGACGGAGATTGGGCTGCGCCACGACAAGAACGAACAGTACGGCAGTGAGAACACTTGGAACGCGGCGCTTACCGTACCGCTGGATACCCGCAATAACGTGGTCGTTTCCTACAGCGAGGGCTTCCGCGCCCCGACGTTCAACGAACTTTATGACTCGTGGTACGGGAATCCCGACCTCGCGCCCGAAAAATCCAAGAGCTACGAGCTGCAATGGCGCAACCGCTATAGCGAAAGCGGCTCGCTGGAATTGTCGCTGTACCGCACTGACATTGAGGACGCCATCGTCTCGGACGCCTTCTGGATTCCTCAGAATGTCCAGACCGCGCGGATCAATGGCCTGGAGGCCACTCTCCGGCAGGACGCGTTCGGCTGGCAGACCAGCCTCGCTGCCGGCCTCATCGACCCACGCGATCGCGATAGCGGTCATACACTCGCCCGTCGCGCCAAGCGCACGCTGAGCCTGGACCTGGACCGTCAGCTTGGCGCGTTTTCGATAGGCGCCGGCTTGAGAGCCGTCAGCGGTCGCTATGACGACGCGGACAACGACATCGAAATGGGTGGATATGGTCTGGTAGGGCTACGCGGCAGCTGGCATGCCAATCAGGAATTAAAGCTCGACTTGAAGCTGGATAACCTATTCGACAAGGACTATGCCGAAGCGACCTACAGCACCGCCAACGGACGCTACGGCTACAACACCGAAGGCCGCACCGCGCTGTTCGCCGTCACCTGGACTCCCTCGCTGTAA